In Halorhabdus tiamatea SARL4B, a genomic segment contains:
- a CDS encoding DUF7556 family protein encodes MSQEPDALAADAAVDGEVMAAVERDEEAVFVIADVTRDDAYLSVPLADSASLSAWR; translated from the coding sequence ATGTCGCAAGAGCCCGACGCGCTCGCGGCAGACGCTGCAGTGGACGGTGAAGTCATGGCCGCCGTCGAGCGAGACGAGGAGGCCGTATTCGTCATCGCCGACGTCACCCGCGACGACGCGTATCTCTCCGTACCGCTTGCGGACAGCGCGTCGCTGTCCGCCTGGCGGTAG
- a CDS encoding NAD(P)-dependent oxidoreductase, producing the protein MEIVVTGSVEETGLAALADAGHDVRTVEADPDELADAAEGAAALIVDEDTPVPAGVFERATDLQIVARTGIDVERIDVATATERGVIVANGPEADVRAVAEYIIGLLFATARGIPQGHVRLKDGEWAKGDIIGSELDGKTAGLVGFDSVGQEVAKRLDNLGLDVAVHAPDADGERIAQIGADSVDLEPCLEQADFLSVHTHGGDIELGEDELDALGDGYLVNGSDGEAVDEAALASAVEDGDLQGAAVDAVAEAPLADDSPLRDVEDIIVTPAVAKTTAAENAESTGVAEQVLAAFDGQPVANAVNVPSIPPDAYPVVKPYADLTETVARIAIQLFEGDLETVAIEYAGDIVTETVEPITAAGLTGVFDSLGWDANQVNARHVADRHGIDVDVSTIRDAPDFQNLVTVTVSGGGDELSVEGTQFADGEPRIVSIDRYWVEAIPHGHMLIVRNADEPGVIGFVGQVLGEFDVNIAGMFNAREAIGGEALSVYNLDDEPGEDVLAALNDDDRILETTVVELNGQNARE; encoded by the coding sequence ATGGAGATCGTAGTGACTGGTTCCGTCGAAGAGACGGGACTGGCGGCGCTTGCAGATGCAGGCCACGACGTTCGGACCGTCGAGGCGGACCCTGACGAACTGGCCGACGCTGCCGAGGGTGCGGCAGCGTTGATCGTCGACGAGGACACGCCGGTTCCCGCGGGCGTGTTCGAACGTGCAACGGACCTACAGATCGTCGCTCGGACTGGGATCGACGTCGAGAGAATCGACGTCGCCACAGCGACCGAACGCGGCGTCATCGTCGCCAACGGTCCGGAAGCCGACGTCCGGGCGGTCGCCGAGTACATCATCGGCCTCCTCTTTGCGACTGCCCGGGGCATCCCACAGGGCCACGTCAGACTGAAAGACGGCGAGTGGGCCAAAGGAGACATCATCGGCTCGGAACTCGACGGCAAGACCGCCGGACTCGTCGGGTTCGACAGCGTTGGCCAGGAAGTCGCGAAACGGCTCGACAACCTCGGACTCGACGTCGCCGTCCACGCACCCGACGCCGACGGCGAACGAATCGCACAGATCGGTGCCGACAGCGTCGATCTCGAACCCTGTCTCGAGCAGGCTGATTTCCTCTCGGTACACACCCACGGTGGAGACATCGAGCTAGGTGAAGACGAACTCGACGCACTCGGCGACGGCTATCTCGTCAACGGGTCGGACGGCGAGGCGGTCGACGAAGCGGCGCTCGCGAGTGCCGTCGAGGACGGCGACCTCCAGGGCGCAGCCGTCGACGCCGTCGCCGAAGCGCCGCTCGCCGACGACAGTCCGCTCCGGGACGTCGAGGACATCATCGTCACGCCCGCGGTCGCCAAGACAACGGCTGCCGAGAACGCAGAGTCGACGGGTGTCGCCGAGCAGGTGCTCGCGGCCTTCGACGGACAGCCAGTCGCGAACGCCGTCAACGTGCCGTCGATCCCGCCGGACGCCTACCCGGTCGTCAAACCCTACGCCGACCTGACGGAGACGGTCGCCCGGATCGCGATCCAGCTGTTCGAGGGCGACCTCGAGACTGTCGCTATCGAGTACGCCGGAGATATCGTCACCGAGACGGTCGAACCAATCACGGCCGCCGGGCTCACCGGCGTCTTCGACTCGCTGGGCTGGGACGCAAACCAGGTCAACGCCCGCCACGTCGCCGACCGACATGGCATCGATGTCGACGTCTCGACGATTCGAGACGCCCCGGACTTCCAGAACCTGGTGACCGTTACCGTCAGCGGCGGCGGGGACGAACTCAGCGTCGAGGGCACGCAGTTCGCCGACGGCGAACCGCGCATCGTCAGCATCGACCGCTACTGGGTCGAGGCGATCCCCCACGGCCACATGCTGATCGTCCGCAACGCCGACGAACCCGGCGTTATCGGTTTCGTCGGGCAGGTCCTCGGCGAGTTCGACGTCAACATCGCCGGGATGTTCAACGCGCGAGAAGCCATCGGTGGCGAGGCGCTGTCGGTGTACAACTTAGACGACGAACCAGGCGAAGACGTCCTGGCCGCGCTCAACGACGACGACCGGATTCTCGAGACGACCGTCGTCGAACTCAACGGGCAGAACGCCCGCGAGTGA
- a CDS encoding CBS domain-containing protein — protein MNVADVMTPRDEVVTAELPGTRDDVLEYLQERQFSSVPVIKRTDSGEECRGLVTRDALIEHPDEDQLAILVEEVPTTTSGTNLASVARTMVETGERRIPVVDGEFEGIVTVTDIVRAIAEGGVDDGDRPVGDLARRDVNCVYAGAPLGVAERELSHADVPYGVVLDDDAEVAGILTEVDVIDVAEVVEGEAETGESIANQDDEWMWEGIKAVGNSYMPTRNVVFPDEPVSEYMTGDLVTVGSRRTAKETAQLLIRHDIEQIPLVSGDDLAGIVRDIDVIKALR, from the coding sequence ATGAACGTCGCTGACGTCATGACGCCGCGAGACGAGGTCGTCACGGCCGAGTTGCCCGGCACCCGCGACGACGTCCTCGAGTACCTTCAGGAACGGCAATTCTCGTCCGTTCCGGTGATCAAACGGACCGATTCGGGCGAGGAGTGTCGTGGCCTCGTCACGCGGGACGCCTTGATCGAACATCCAGACGAAGACCAACTCGCGATCCTCGTCGAGGAGGTACCGACGACGACTTCCGGGACGAACCTGGCCAGCGTCGCGCGGACCATGGTCGAGACCGGTGAGCGCCGGATTCCGGTCGTCGACGGGGAATTCGAGGGGATCGTCACGGTGACGGACATCGTTCGCGCGATCGCCGAGGGCGGCGTCGACGACGGCGATCGGCCGGTCGGCGATCTGGCTCGACGGGACGTCAACTGCGTCTACGCCGGCGCGCCGCTGGGGGTCGCCGAACGCGAACTCTCCCACGCCGACGTCCCCTACGGCGTCGTGCTCGACGACGACGCCGAGGTCGCCGGCATTCTGACCGAGGTCGACGTGATCGACGTCGCCGAAGTGGTCGAGGGCGAGGCCGAGACAGGCGAGTCGATCGCCAACCAAGACGACGAGTGGATGTGGGAAGGGATCAAGGCCGTCGGGAACAGCTACATGCCGACCCGGAACGTCGTCTTCCCCGACGAGCCAGTCAGCGAGTACATGACGGGTGACCTCGTGACCGTCGGCAGTCGCCGGACCGCAAAGGAGACGGCCCAGCTGTTGATCCGTCACGACATCGAGCAGATCCCGCTGGTATCGGGTGACGACCTCGCGGGTATCGTCCGCGACATCGACGTGATCAAGGCGCTACGATGA